GCATTGGCCGGCCCTTGGCCGAACACCGCCTGCGTGGCGGTCTCCCACAGCGGGCACTGGCGGCAGGCGCTGGCCTGCTGTCGCAGCGTCTGAAGGCTGCCGGTATCGGGGGGCGCCGACGCAGCATCCCCACGCATGGGAATCCTGCGCTGCGGTGCCTGCGCTGGCCGGTCATGCATTTCCTGCACGCGATCGCCCGCATCGCGCACCAGGCGCGGCAGCAGCTGCGCCTCGGGCAGGTGGCGCCAGTACTTGACCGGCATCTCCTGCATCATCATCCGGGTGTTGAGCCGCGCGGGATTGAAGATGCTGGCGTAATAGGTCTGCCACAGGGCCTCGCGCGCATCCTCGGCCGGGGCGTCCTCGCGTCGTGCGCCGGGGCCGAACGCCAGTGCCTGCCCATCCCATGCCACGCTGCGTGACGGTGTCAGGATAGCCCAGCGCATGCCGGTGAAGCGGCGCGCGAAGAACGGCGCCACCCGATCGACGATGTGATGCTGTGGTTCGAACCACGCGATGAACGCCTCGGGCTGGCCGGGGACTTCGCGGAAGCGCACGAACGCCTTCATCTTGTGGGTATCGCGGCGAACGGCCTGGGCGAGCGCGGTTGCGCGCAGCACGTCGGCATCGGCGGGATTGGACAGCACCGAGCGCTCGCCATGGGTGATGCGCCACAGCAGCCGGTACAACAGGGCCATGCGCTGCATATCGCGGTGGCACAGGCAGGTGGCCGCCAGTTCAAGGAAGTCGCGCGGTACGTTCGGCACGCCGGCATCGGCCAGCACGGGCGCGGAGCTGACCGCCGGCGCATCCAGCAGTGATGCGTCGCTGCCCTCCAGCCAGTCCAGCTGTTCCGGTGCGATGCCGCGCAACAGGGCATCGCGCGCGCCGTTGCGCCAGGCCTCCAGCGACCACGGCGGGTCCACCCGCAGCGACCAGCGCTGCGTGTCAGGCTGACGGTAGGGCATCGAACAGCGATCCCTGACGGGGCGGTGGGGCCAATTGGGCGCGCAGCGCAGCCGGATCGTCCAGCGCCCTGCGCGGGTGGTGGTCGGCCAGCAGCACGAACGGTAGCAGTTTGCTCATCGGCGCCTTCAGGCGGGCGATGTCCGCCACGCGCAGGCGCCCGTGCCGGCGCGCCATCAGCACGCGCTCTGCATTGCGCACGCCCAGCCCGGGTACGCGCAGCAGCATTTCCTTCGGCGCGCGGTTGAGATCCACGGGGAAGCGTTCTGGGTGGCGGATCGCCCAGGCCATCTTGGGGTCGATATCCAGGTCGAGCATGCCGTCCTGGGTGGTGTCGGTAATCTCATCCACGCCGTAGCCGTAGAAGCGCAGCAGCCAGTCAGCCTGGTAAAGGCGATGTTCGCGCTGCAGCGGTGGCGGCTGCAGTGGCAGCTGCCGGCTGGCGTCCGGAATCGGGCTGAACGCGGAGTAGTAGACCCGGCGCATGCGGTAGTTGCCGTACAGACTCTCGGCGCTTGCCAGGATCTGCTGGTCGTTCGCCCCGTCCGCGCCGACGATCATCTGCGTGCTCTGCCCGGCCGGGGCGAAACGGGGAGGGCGCGGGCGTGCGACGCGGCTTGCAGTCGGCGCCACCGCGGCGGGGGCCTTGCGTGCCTCCTTGGCTTCCTCGATGCGCCAGCGCAGCTCGCCCATCGCACCGCGGATCGACTGTACGGTTTTCTCCGGTGCCAGCGCGCTCAGCCCGGCTTCGGTGGGCAGCTCCACGTTGATCGACAGCCGGTCGGCGTAGCGCCCGGCGCTGGCCAGCAGTTCCGGCGACGCTTCGGGAATGGTCTTGAGGTGGATGTAGCCGGCAAAGCGGTGTTCCTCGCGCAGGCGCCGGGCGACCTCCACCATCTGCTCCATCGTGTAGTCCGCATTGCGGATGATGCCGCTGGAGAGGAACAGGCCTTCGATGTAGTTGCGTTTGTAGAAATCCAGGGTCAGCGCGACCACCTCGTCCACGCTGAAACGCGCGCGGGCCACATTGCTGGACACGCGATTGACGCAATAGGCGCAGTCGTAGACGCAGAAGTTGGTCAGCAGGATCTTCAGCAGCGATACGCAGCGGCCATCCGGCGTGTAGCTGTGGCAGATGCCCATGCCTTCGGTGCTGCCGATGCCGCCGCTGGCGCGTGAGTCGCGCTTGCCCGAGCCGCTGGAGGCGCAGGAGGCATCGTACTTGGCGGCGTCAGCCAGGATGGCAAGCTTGCGGATGGTTTCCATTGCGGAAACCTACGGATGAGCGGTCTCAATGGATGAGATCGGCCCTGAATCCTTCAGGCTTGCGCCGGGCATGGCCCGGCGCTACCGGTGTCGAAAGAGCTGCGCGGATCAGAACCCGTGGGTGATGCTTGGCGCGCCCGCAGAGAAATCCGCGTAGGGATCGTGCTCGCCGCTGCTGCCTTCGGACAGGCGGAACTTCAGCGCCAGGCCGTCGCGCGAGTCGGCGGCGCGCAGCGCTTCCTCCTGCTCGATGGTGCCGGCCTTGGCCAGCCGGAACAGGCACTGGTCGAAACTCTCCATGCCCTCTTCCAGGGATGCTTCCATCGCCGCCTTGATCTCGTGCACCTGGCCGCGACGCAGCAGGTCGCGGATCATCGGCGTGTTGAGCAGCACTTCGGTGGCCGGCAGGCGACGGCCTTCCTTGTTCTTCACCAGGCGCTGGCTGATCACCGCGCGCAGGTTCAGCGCCAGGTTCATCAGCACGTTCTTGTGCGCGCTTTCCGGGAAGAAGTTGAGGATGCGCTCGATGGTCTGGTCGGCGTTGTTGGAGTGCAGGGTGGCCAGGCACAGGTGGCCGGTCTCGGCGAAGGCGATCGCCGCCTCCATTGTTTCCGCGTCCAGGATCTCGCCGATCAGGATCACGTCCGGCGCTTCACGCATCGCGTTCTTCAGCGCGTTGTGGAAGGCATGGGTGTCCAGCCCGACCTCGCGCTGGTTGACGATCGACATCTTGTGCTTGTGCAGGTACTCGATCGGGTCCTCGATGGTGAGGATGTGACCGGTGGTGGTGCTGTTGCGGTGGTCGATCATCGATGCCAGCGAGGTGGACTTGCCCGAGCCGGTGGACCCCACCACCAGCACCAGCCCACGCGGGGTCATGATGACGTCCTTCAGCACCTGCGGCAGGTTCAGCTCTTCGATGCTCGGAATCCGGCTGCGGATGGCGCGGATGACCATGCCGACTTCACCGCGCTGCTTGAACACATTGACGCGGAAACGACCGGCATCGGGCAGGGCGATGGCCATGTTGAGTTCCAGCTCGCGCTCGAACTGCGGTACCTGGCCTTCGTCCATCAGCGAGTAGGCGATCTTCTTGACCATGCCCGGCGGCAGGCCGGTGTTGCCCAGCGGATAGAGCTTCCCCTCGATCTTGATGTAGACCGGTGCCCCGGTGGTCAGAAACATGTCCGAAGCGTTCTTTTCGGTCATCAGCTTCAGGAAGTAGCCGATATCCATTGCGAATTTTCCCCAACGAAACGGCCGACGCCCGTTGCCAGCACGGTGTCGGCTTGACGACAATGGCCGTGAACCGACAACCGGTACGGCCTCCCCAATGAAACGACTTAGCTTCGCACGAATGCGCCACAGCCTGTATGTGATGGCGTTTGCATTCGCACTGTCTGCCCCCGCCTGGGCGCAGGATGGCGCGATGGAACTGGCCCAGGCCCGGCAGGCGGTCGACAAGGCCACCCAGGCCGATGCCGACCAGTACGCCCCGGACCTGATCGGGCTGGCCCGGCAGGGGCTGGAGCAGGCCCAGCGCGCCGCCGGCGACCGCCGCGAGCGCAAGAACGCCCCGGCAATGGCCCTGCGTGCCGCCGCCGATGCCGACCTGGCCCGCGTGCGCAGCGAGGAAGCCACCGTGACCGCCCAGCTGCAGCTGCGCCGCAACGAGGTCAACCAGCTGCAACGCCAGCTGTCGACCGGGGAGGATCGCCGGTGAAGCCGATGACTGCCGCAACCCTGGCCGCGCTGCTGGCGCTGCCTACGCTGGCCGTGGCCGCTGACAACCCGATGGTGGCGCAGCTGAGCCAGCGCCTGATGGCCATCCAGGCCAACCCGGATACCGCTGAGCTGGGCGCCTTCGAGCGCATGCAGGCCCAGCAGGCCATCGCCACCCTGGACAAGGCCAAGCGCCGCGACCAGGAACTGGCCACCTACCTGGCCGAGCGCCGGGTGGAGATCGCCGAGACGGCCGTGCGTACCGCGCTGGCCGCCCGCGAGGTCGACCGCCTGGAGCGGACCCGCAGCGACCTGCTGATCGAGGCCAGCCGCCGCGACGCCGCGCGCGCCCGCCAGGAGGCCGAACAGCTGCGCATGCAGGCACAGATGCAGGCCGAGGAGGCTGAACGCCTGCGCCAGGCCGCCGAGGCCGAAACCCTGGCCCGCCAGGACGCCGAGAACGCCCTGACCAGCGTGGCTGGCAAGCAGCAGCAGCGCCTCAGCGCTGCCCAGCAGAACGCCGCCAAGCTGGCCCGCGAGGAAGCCGAGCTGGTGTCCGGTCAGAAGCTGCCGGGCTCGAAGTTCGATGGCCGCGGCGAGGTCTTCACCTTCCGTGGCGATGCGTTTGCCGCCGGCGCCTCCAGCCTGTCCGGCGGCGCCCGCAACCAGGCCAAGGCGTTGGCCGAATACCTGAACATCGGCAAGAAGGGCCGCCTGCGCATCGAGGCGTACGACAGTGCCAATGGCGTGGGCCAGAAGCGTGCCGAGGCCCTGCGTGACGCGCTGGTTGCTGCGGGGGTCGCGAGCAACCGGATCCAGCTCGCCGGAAAGAAGGCGGCCTCCACCCAGGCACGTTCGGCCGAGGTCATCATCGCCCCGTAATTGCTTGATATCGTTTGTTTTTCGTTGTGATGAGCATTCAGCCTGAACCCCGCCCCGGCGGGGTTCGGTCTTTTTGACGCAGGGGTCTTGTACCCCGCCTTGAGCAGGCGTAGGGTCAATCGTCCGGGACGCAATGCCGCGGACCGGACGATGGGAGGGCCGGGCCGATGCAAGCAGGGCGCGAACCGCAGCAGATCGACGTGCGCAGGCCAGTGCCGCAGGTCGTTGCAGGCGTCCAGGTGGCCATCGACCGGCGCTCCTCCATGAACAACGCCCCGTGCCTTGTGGCCGGGGCGTTCGTGTATCTGTCGAAGGAGGTCCATCATGTTTGAAGATCAGCCCCAGAGCGAGATCGACGCACGTCGCGCGCGTGATCCGGAGTTCAGGGCACTCCATGACCAGCACCGCAAGTTGAACAAGAAGTGCATGGACGCGGAGTTGGGCGTACTCCCGATCGATGATGTCACCCTGGGTCGCATGAAGCGCGAGAAGCTGCTGGCCAAGCAACGACTTCTGCGAATGTACGAAACACCGCTCCCAACGACGTCCCCCACGCTTTGACGCACCCCGTCACGCCCGGAACGGCGTGACCCGGCCATCGATGGCCCCCGCCGGGCGCTCCTGCCCCGGCATCGCGGTACCGCCGATGAGGCGGCCGCGCCAAGGCACCACAGGCAGTGGTGCCTTGGCCTGCAGGCACCACTCACCGATGCGGGCGGTACCGGTCTCCTCGTCGATCCGGGGCCGTCCGCATCTCTTTTTGCGGGCTTGTGGCCCGTCTCCGCGCCGACCTGACATTCATCGCCATCCGACGGATAATCACCGGTCCGGCCCTCCGCGGCGCGAACCGAAAGTCCTCCGAATGCCCATTCATTCTTCCGTCCTCGAACTCATCGGCCAGACCCCGATCGTCAAGGCCCAGCGCCTGGACAGCGGCGTCTGCGAGCTCTACCTGAAGCTCGAAAGCGCCAACCCGGGCGGATCGATCAAGGATCGCATCGGCCTTTCAATGATCGAGGCGGCGGAGCAGCGTGGCGACCTGAAGCCGGGTGCGACCCTGGTGGAAGGTACCGCCGGCAACACCGGCCTGGGTCTGGCTCTGGTCGCGCAGCAGAAGGGCTACAAGCTGATCCTGGTCGTTCCCGACAAGATGAGCCGCGAGAAGATCTTCAACCTGAAGGCGATGGGCGCCGAAGTCCGCCTGACCCGCTCGGACGTGGCCAAGGGCCATCCGGAGTACTACCAGGATCTGGCCAAGACCATCGCCGAGCAGACCCCGGGTGCCTACTTCATCAACCAGTTCGGCAACCCGGACAACCCGGCCGCGCATGAATTCGGTACCGGCCCGGAGATCCTGGAGCAGATGGGCGGCGATCTCGACGCCATCGTGTTCGGCTGCGGCAGCTCCGGCACCATGACCGGCCTGTCGCGCGCGTTCGCCAAGCTGTCGCCGAAGACCGAGCTGGTGCTGGCCGATCCGGTCGGTTCGATCCTGGCCGAGTACATCAACGACGGCAATCTGAACGACAAGTCGGGCAGCTGGCTGGTGGAAGGCATCGGCGAGGACTTCCTGCCGTCGATCTCCGACTTCAGCCGCGTCAAGAAGGCCTATGCCATCAGCGACGCCGAGAGCTTCCACACCGCGCGCGAACTGCTGGGCAAGGAAGGTATCCTCGGTGGCTCGTCCACTGGCACCCTGCTGGCCGCTGCGCTGAAGTACTGCAAGGAGCAGACCGCGCCGAAGAAGGTGCTGGTGCTGGTGTGCGATACCGGCAACAAGTACCTGTCGAAGATGTACAACGACTACTGGATGCTGGACAACGGCTTCCTGGAGCGCCCGCAGCACGGCGACCTGCGCGACCTGATCCTGCGCCCGTATGGCCAGCGCGACACTGTCGTGATCGGACCGAACGACCTGCTGACCACCGCTTACCAGCGCATGAAGCTGTACGACGTGTCGCAGCTGCCGGTGATGGACGGTGACCAGCTGGTCGGCATCGTCGACGAAAGCGACGTGCTGCTGCATGTCTATGGTGACGAAGCACGCTTCCGCGACACCGTCGCCACGGCGATGGTCAGCAAGCTGGACCGGCTGGACGTGAAGTCGCCGATCGAGGCGCTGCTGCCGGTGTTCGACCGCGGCCAGGTGGCGATCGTGATGGACGGCAATGCCTTCCTGGGCCTGATCACCCGTATCGACCTGCTGAACTATCTGCGCCGTCGCGTGCAGTAAGCCGTTGATCGCAGACGTTCGCTGCTGAATCCCGGTTTATCCGCGTCAAAGGTCGTTAAGGCCGCGCTGATAGACTTCCGCACCTTCGACGGCGCCGAGCTTCGGCGCCCCTCAGGAAAGAACATGTCCAACGCTACTTCCCAGGATCGCGCCCTGGCCCTGGCCACGCTGGCCATCCACGGCGGCCAGTCGCCCGACCCCAGCACCGGCGCGGTGATGCCGCCGATCTACGCCACCTCGACCTATGCGCAGTCCAGCCCGGGCGCGCACCAGGGCTTCGAGTACTCGCGTACCCACAACCCGACCCGCTTCGCCTACGAGCGCTGCGTGGCGTCGCTGGAAGGCGGCACCCGCGGTTTTGCCTTCGCTTCGGGCATGGCGGCCAGCTCGACCGTGATCGAGCTGCTGGACGCCGGCAGCCACGTGGTGGCGATGGATGACATCTACGGCGGCAGCTTCCGCCTGTTCGAGCGCGTGCGCCGCCGCACCGCCGGGCTGGATTTCAGCTTCGTCGACCTGACCGACCTGGCTGCGTTTGAAGCGTCCATCACGCCGAAGACGAAGATGGTGTGGATCGAGACCCCGACCAACCCGATGCTGAAGATCGTGGACATCGCCGCTGTGGCCGCCATTGCCAAGCGCCATGGCCTGATCGTGGTGGTCGACAACACCTTCGCCTCGCCGATGCTGCAGCGCCCGCTGGAGCTGGGCGCGGACCTGGTCCTGCATTCGGCCACCAAGTACCTCAACGGCCACTCGGACATGGTCGGTGGCATGGTGGTGGTTGGCGACAACGCCGAACTGGCCGAGCAGATGGCCTTCCTGCAGAACTCGGTGGGTGGCGTGCAGGGCCCGTTCGACAGCTTCCTGGCCCTGCGCGGCCTGAAGACCCTGCCGCTGCGCATGAAGGCCCACTGCGCCAACGCGCTGGCCCTGGCCCAGTGGCTGGAAAAGCACCCGGCGGTGGAGAAGGTGATCTACCCGGGCCTGCCGTCGCACCCGCAGCATGAACTGGCCGGCAAGCAGATGGCTGGGTACGGCGGCATCGTCTCGATCGTGCTCAAGGGCGGTTTCGAGGCGGCCAAGCGTTTCTGCGAGAAGACCGAGCTGTTCACCCTGGCCGAATCGCTGGGCGGCGTTGAAAGCCTGGTCAACCACCCGGCGGTGATGACGCATGCGTCGATCCCGGTCGCGCGCCGCGAGCAGCTGGGCATCAGCGATGCACTGGTGCGGCTGAGCGTGGGTGTTGAGGATCTGGGGGATCTGCAGGTGGATCTGGAGCGGGCGCTGAGGGTTGCCTCTGTATGATGGGACGCCGCATCGAACTGATGTTGAGCCTGGCCGGCCGCGACATCAAGACGAAGTACAAGCATTCGCTGCTGGGCGCGCTATGGGGCGTGCTTGTGCCGTTGATCATGCTTGGCATCTATACAGTGATCTTCGCCACCATCTTCAGTGCCAAGTGGAAAGGCATTGAAGTGCACAGCAAGGTCGACTACGCCGTGTTGCTGTTCATTGGCTTGATCGTCTACAACTTCTTTGCAGAATCATTGACGCGAGCACCTACGGCGGTTCTCAGCAATCCCAACCTGGTCAAGAAGGTAGTCTTCCCGTTGGAGGTACTGCCGCCCGTGGTGGTGTTGTCATCGCTGTACAACGCTGGTGTGGCCACGGTCGCGCTCGCGGTGTTCCTGGCCTTCAGCAGCTTTGGCCTCCATTGGCAGATGATCCTCCTGCCGGTCCTGATTCTGCCGTTGCTCATGCTTACGATGGGCGTGGCCTATCTGTTCGCGTCTCTCGGGGTGTTCTTCCGCGATGTTGATCAGATTGCCGGATTGCTGGCGCGGGTGCTCCAGTACCTGACACCTGTGCTTTATCCATCGATCATTTTTCCCGATGTGATCGGCAAGTGGATGCGGCTGAGTCCGCTGGCTGTCTATGTCGAGCAGACCCGCGCGCTGATCGTGAGTGGCACATTGCCGGATTGGCCTTCCTATGGCTGGGCCGTCGCTTGGTCATTGGCCATTTTCTTCATTGGTTTCTGGTGGTTCCAGCGGACCCGGAGGGCGTTTGCCGATGTCGTCTGAAGATCTCGTGATCGATATCGAGAACGTCAGCAAGGTGTTCAACATTTTTGAGAAGCCTTCTGATCGACTGCTGCAGATGCTGTTGCCACGGCTGGGGCGTGTTCTGCCTGTTGGTAGCTCGTGGACTTCGCGTCAACGTGGGCGTGAGTTCTGGGCGCTGCGTGATGTCAGTTTGAAAGTGAAACGGGGCGACGCGGTCGGCATCATCGGTCGCAACGGTTCAGGAAAATCGACGCTGCTGCAGATCATCGCCGGCACACTTGCACCGACAAGGGGCAAGGCCAAGGTCAATGGACGGATCGCTGCGCTGCTTGAGCTGGGAAGCGGGTTCAATCCGGATTTCACCGGGCGCGAGAATGTCGTGCTCAATGGCATGATTCTTGGCCTGACGGAGCGTGAGGTGATGCAACGCTTCGATGCTATTGCCGCCTTCGCCGACATAGGCAGTTTCATCGATCAGCCCGTGCGCACTTACTCCAGCGGCATGATGCTGCGGCTGGCATTTGCAGTGCAGACCCAGGTCGAGCCGGACATCCTCATCGTGGATGAGGCCCTGGCTGTGGGCGACGCGCTCTTCCAGAAGCGCTGTTTCCAGCAGATGGAGGCGCTGCGAGCCAACGGTTGCACCCTGCTCCTCGTCTCCCATGACCAGGAGTCGATCAGGACGTTGACCGATCATTCGATCCTCCTGAGGGACGGCACCGTGCGGGTTGCGGGGCCGTCATCGGACGTGGTCCTCGAATACAGGAAGCAGCTGCATGAGGATGAGCGCGACTATTACGCGTCGGTCAGTGCGCAGCACCTGCAGTTTGCCCAGAAAATTGTTGACGCGCAGGTGGCTGGCGAAGGGGCCGCGGACGTAGAGGGCCATGAAGGTTCTGCGATCTTGGGTGCCCGCAGCGACAAGTTGTCCTTCGGCGACTATGACTGCGTGATCGAGCGGGTGCGCGTGCTCGACCAGCGCGACGAGGAGTGCGCCTACTTCCTGCCGCAGGACAAGGTGGTCATTGAAGTGACCGGGCGCCCGAAGCGTGACATGGACCGACTCAACATCAATGTCCGGCTTCGCAACAAGGAAGGGGTGAAGCTCTACTCGTGGGGTACTTTGAACCAGGATGTTAATGCGTGGGCCGAGCGCGGACGGGATGATTCAGGGGTGTGGAACATGATGTTCCCGGCGGACGTTCCTTTCGTGGTGCGGTTTACCTTCGATTGCGCCCTTGGCATGAACTTCTATGAAGTCCAGGTTTCTGTTTCAGAAGAAATCGAGCAATTTGGCGGAGCACAGCGCATGCTGCATTGGCGTGACGAGGCGGCCTTCTTCCAAGTGGGCATGAGGCAGAAGGAATACACATTCGGTGGTGTCTGCGATCTCCGCATGCACGCGGAAGTGGCCGGAATTCAGCGAAATACGGAGAAACTGTGATGCAAACAAGCACGAATGTTCCCCGTTCCGCG
This genomic window from Stenotrophomonas maltophilia contains:
- a CDS encoding UdgX family uracil-DNA binding protein (This protein belongs to the uracil DNA glycosylase superfamily, members of which act in excision repair of DNA. However, it belongs more specifically to UdgX branch, whose founding member was found to bind uracil in DNA (where it does not belong), without cleaving it, appears to promote DNA repair by a pathway involving RecA, rather than base excision.); translated protein: MPYRQPDTQRWSLRVDPPWSLEAWRNGARDALLRGIAPEQLDWLEGSDASLLDAPAVSSAPVLADAGVPNVPRDFLELAATCLCHRDMQRMALLYRLLWRITHGERSVLSNPADADVLRATALAQAVRRDTHKMKAFVRFREVPGQPEAFIAWFEPQHHIVDRVAPFFARRFTGMRWAILTPSRSVAWDGQALAFGPGARREDAPAEDAREALWQTYYASIFNPARLNTRMMMQEMPVKYWRHLPEAQLLPRLVRDAGDRVQEMHDRPAQAPQRRIPMRGDAASAPPDTGSLQTLRQQASACRQCPLWETATQAVFGQGPANARVMVIGEQPGDTEDLRGQPFAGPAGQLLDRALAELGIDRAALYLTNAVKHFHHERRGRIRLHKRPESRHIQACRPWLMGEIARVRPQIIVCLGATAAASVFGRDFNLSHDRGRWHTLQDGTRGYATVHPAWVLRQGDDARREAGYRLFREDLRQMLRGDGESAGHGPALPRAGDR
- a CDS encoding putative DNA modification/repair radical SAM protein, encoding METIRKLAILADAAKYDASCASSGSGKRDSRASGGIGSTEGMGICHSYTPDGRCVSLLKILLTNFCVYDCAYCVNRVSSNVARARFSVDEVVALTLDFYKRNYIEGLFLSSGIIRNADYTMEQMVEVARRLREEHRFAGYIHLKTIPEASPELLASAGRYADRLSINVELPTEAGLSALAPEKTVQSIRGAMGELRWRIEEAKEARKAPAAVAPTASRVARPRPPRFAPAGQSTQMIVGADGANDQQILASAESLYGNYRMRRVYYSAFSPIPDASRQLPLQPPPLQREHRLYQADWLLRFYGYGVDEITDTTQDGMLDLDIDPKMAWAIRHPERFPVDLNRAPKEMLLRVPGLGVRNAERVLMARRHGRLRVADIARLKAPMSKLLPFVLLADHHPRRALDDPAALRAQLAPPPRQGSLFDALPSA
- a CDS encoding PilT/PilU family type 4a pilus ATPase, whose protein sequence is MDIGYFLKLMTEKNASDMFLTTGAPVYIKIEGKLYPLGNTGLPPGMVKKIAYSLMDEGQVPQFERELELNMAIALPDAGRFRVNVFKQRGEVGMVIRAIRSRIPSIEELNLPQVLKDVIMTPRGLVLVVGSTGSGKSTSLASMIDHRNSTTTGHILTIEDPIEYLHKHKMSIVNQREVGLDTHAFHNALKNAMREAPDVILIGEILDAETMEAAIAFAETGHLCLATLHSNNADQTIERILNFFPESAHKNVLMNLALNLRAVISQRLVKNKEGRRLPATEVLLNTPMIRDLLRRGQVHEIKAAMEASLEEGMESFDQCLFRLAKAGTIEQEEALRAADSRDGLALKFRLSEGSSGEHDPYADFSAGAPSITHGF
- a CDS encoding DUF4398 domain-containing protein; protein product: MRHSLYVMAFAFALSAPAWAQDGAMELAQARQAVDKATQADADQYAPDLIGLARQGLEQAQRAAGDRRERKNAPAMALRAAADADLARVRSEEATVTAQLQLRRNEVNQLQRQLSTGEDRR
- a CDS encoding YdcH family protein, translating into MFEDQPQSEIDARRARDPEFRALHDQHRKLNKKCMDAELGVLPIDDVTLGRMKREKLLAKQRLLRMYETPLPTTSPTL
- a CDS encoding pyridoxal-phosphate dependent enzyme; amino-acid sequence: MPIHSSVLELIGQTPIVKAQRLDSGVCELYLKLESANPGGSIKDRIGLSMIEAAEQRGDLKPGATLVEGTAGNTGLGLALVAQQKGYKLILVVPDKMSREKIFNLKAMGAEVRLTRSDVAKGHPEYYQDLAKTIAEQTPGAYFINQFGNPDNPAAHEFGTGPEILEQMGGDLDAIVFGCGSSGTMTGLSRAFAKLSPKTELVLADPVGSILAEYINDGNLNDKSGSWLVEGIGEDFLPSISDFSRVKKAYAISDAESFHTARELLGKEGILGGSSTGTLLAAALKYCKEQTAPKKVLVLVCDTGNKYLSKMYNDYWMLDNGFLERPQHGDLRDLILRPYGQRDTVVIGPNDLLTTAYQRMKLYDVSQLPVMDGDQLVGIVDESDVLLHVYGDEARFRDTVATAMVSKLDRLDVKSPIEALLPVFDRGQVAIVMDGNAFLGLITRIDLLNYLRRRVQ
- a CDS encoding cystathionine gamma-synthase, with the protein product MSNATSQDRALALATLAIHGGQSPDPSTGAVMPPIYATSTYAQSSPGAHQGFEYSRTHNPTRFAYERCVASLEGGTRGFAFASGMAASSTVIELLDAGSHVVAMDDIYGGSFRLFERVRRRTAGLDFSFVDLTDLAAFEASITPKTKMVWIETPTNPMLKIVDIAAVAAIAKRHGLIVVVDNTFASPMLQRPLELGADLVLHSATKYLNGHSDMVGGMVVVGDNAELAEQMAFLQNSVGGVQGPFDSFLALRGLKTLPLRMKAHCANALALAQWLEKHPAVEKVIYPGLPSHPQHELAGKQMAGYGGIVSIVLKGGFEAAKRFCEKTELFTLAESLGGVESLVNHPAVMTHASIPVARREQLGISDALVRLSVGVEDLGDLQVDLERALRVASV
- a CDS encoding ABC transporter permease gives rise to the protein MMGRRIELMLSLAGRDIKTKYKHSLLGALWGVLVPLIMLGIYTVIFATIFSAKWKGIEVHSKVDYAVLLFIGLIVYNFFAESLTRAPTAVLSNPNLVKKVVFPLEVLPPVVVLSSLYNAGVATVALAVFLAFSSFGLHWQMILLPVLILPLLMLTMGVAYLFASLGVFFRDVDQIAGLLARVLQYLTPVLYPSIIFPDVIGKWMRLSPLAVYVEQTRALIVSGTLPDWPSYGWAVAWSLAIFFIGFWWFQRTRRAFADVV
- a CDS encoding ABC transporter ATP-binding protein; the encoded protein is MSSEDLVIDIENVSKVFNIFEKPSDRLLQMLLPRLGRVLPVGSSWTSRQRGREFWALRDVSLKVKRGDAVGIIGRNGSGKSTLLQIIAGTLAPTRGKAKVNGRIAALLELGSGFNPDFTGRENVVLNGMILGLTEREVMQRFDAIAAFADIGSFIDQPVRTYSSGMMLRLAFAVQTQVEPDILIVDEALAVGDALFQKRCFQQMEALRANGCTLLLVSHDQESIRTLTDHSILLRDGTVRVAGPSSDVVLEYRKQLHEDERDYYASVSAQHLQFAQKIVDAQVAGEGAADVEGHEGSAILGARSDKLSFGDYDCVIERVRVLDQRDEECAYFLPQDKVVIEVTGRPKRDMDRLNINVRLRNKEGVKLYSWGTLNQDVNAWAERGRDDSGVWNMMFPADVPFVVRFTFDCALGMNFYEVQVSVSEEIEQFGGAQRMLHWRDEAAFFQVGMRQKEYTFGGVCDLRMHAEVAGIQRNTEKL